The sequence below is a genomic window from Nicotiana tomentosiformis chromosome 6, ASM39032v3, whole genome shotgun sequence.
ATTGCACATGAAACTCCAAACAAAAGAAAGGATTGCTTGCCAGGCTAATCTAGATGACATGGAATGTGTCTTATGGCTGAAGGAAAATGAAGACATTGATCACCTCTTGTTCGAGTGTGAATATGCTAAACAAGTATGGTCCAAATTGTTGAAATGGCAAGATATCAATAGGAATGACAGTAACTGGCAGCATGAAGTTACATGGAATGGAACATGCAAGAGGAAAAATTGTAGATCAAGAGATATATAGGATGACATTAGCTAGAGGAGTATACCACGTGTGACAAGAAAGAAATGCAAGGATCTTCAAGACTCAACAAAGAACTGCTGATCAAGTGACAAAGCAAGTGATAAGAGAGATACATCAGAGAGCATGTAGAATGAATAGGCTAGATAGACACATGCGGTTACTAAATTTCTATCCATAGAGGTTGTTTTAGTGGAGCAGTAGAATGTTTGTATCAATGTCCAGCAAGTTTTGGACTAAATGTCCAAACTGCTTGTTTTTGCTTTCTCGGAGTTGTAAATAATTTTTGAGTtgtaatataaataattagttaCCAAAAAGATGAAGAACGAATTTGGAGCAAATTCAAATGTCCAACAATGCCTCCCACCCAGATTCTTTTTTATTTGCATTCTCTTGTAAGTTTTGCTTTTTATTTGAAACTTTTTGAACATTTAGACTTTCTTTTTTCAAGCTACTTTTAGATTCTAGTTGATAGAATtcgagggtccaccaaactatatagagaacctctATTAGTTTTCACATATTACACACACAcaacagtaagtaaatgacatTGAGAGTTTTTACGTGGACAATtctcagctcacgggattaaaaaccacgacctaccattgtaggatttcaacttcaccaGTAAGCaaacttttagattacaacctattgtaacataggaattaatttcttaatccctcactaacttgtaacaattCTATTACAAGTCACTTTGTAAtacctctattacaaagactttacaactcgactaactctagccaagacacaaacgcaagagtttatgatttacaaagagTTTCCTACAAAATGCTTCTaagtaagctaagtaggaattacatgTAAGAACTTTGACAATGGTACAACTCAACTAAGGGCATATAATAACTTGATATGGGGAACTGGTCCGTAGcagtgttgttctttgttcttgatgcacttgagaatcATTTTCTAGATGATCAATCACTGTGGGAGTGCTTGAGTGAATTCTCTAAGTGTACAAGTGATGTTTTGTCTTTGGTTTAATGTTAATATAACATtgatgacatcacttgaatgatgtaagcaaCTTGGGTACAAGATCCTTCCCAATGGATTTGACTGTTGCACTGTGTTGTACTATTGCGTGTGCAAGCAGCCACTTTTCAACTGTTGGAGGGTTGACTGGTACGATCAACAGGGGAACTGATGTCTATATATCCCCCTTGTTGATTCTTTAGCTTCTGAAAGACTGACGAACCTCTTAAGTCTGGTTATTTCCACATGCTTGAGAATGTGTATCAGGTTCCTTATCCGGTTCTtgacattaagtttgttagatcatcaaaacataaaataAGGTACTTATAACCTatcaattttttcctttttgatgatgacaaacttataattaaAATGCCCACGAAGAACCATAATGAACCAGAAATGGCAATGCTTAACCTTGAATTCCCTCTGAATCTGTGTCCCCCCAATCAATGCACATCATTTATTCAATTATGCATATTCTTCTCCTTTTTGGtatcataaaaagaagaaaatcaagTAAAAGCAAAAAGAAGTCCAGCgtggttaactcatgccacttaTGTACACACAGACATAATAGAAGACAGAGACATAAGAGCAATGTATACAGAGCAAAAATGGAAAAGCTTTATTTAAACAGTTTGGATTTTATGACAGGAGCAGTTTCAATGTTGCCAACAACTATCCAcaattcaaaacaaaaaaaaacaggTACCAACCATAAAACATCATCAGAAAAGTCATCAAAAATGGACACTTAAAACTTGACACTGTAGGGGATACTGTTTAGGGATCACTAGAGAAAGAGGGCCTAGAGGAGGGGGCAAGGGTTTTGAGGACTAGATCCATTGGAGTATTCACCGACATTTGCTCATTGAGCAGTTTTTCTTTCAGGTCCTCTACTTGTTTCTTGAGCTCAGCATTCTCCTTAGTTAGACGGACAACCTCTAAGCTTTGAGAACTactggaaccaggtgcctcctgaAGCTGACTGAGCTGACCCTCAATAATAGCATTCCTTGCTTTTAACTTCCTGATCTCCTCTGCAGCACTGTTCTGAGCGTTGATCAACTGAGAAATGGTAGAAGTGATTCCAACTCCTCCAACCTTATCAATACACTCACATTCTTCGAGAGTGGTCTTGGAGAAAGTTTGCTTCCTAGTGCCCACTTTAGCTTGTCCTAGAGGGACCTTGAATAACTCAAAAACCTTGGTGAGAAGGAACCCATAAGGTAGCCCATGGTTACCATCTTTGAACTCTGCCATTTGTTGCATGTGTTCAATCATAATCCCAGGTAGGTTAATGGTAGTGAAGCCATCTAGTCCTTCCATGAGAACCATGTCGTCTCTAGAGGTAATGGATCTTCTCTCAGCACGGGGAAGCAAAACTTCGTTCACTATCTCAAACGGCAATTGGTACACTGCAAGGAGAACCTTCTTGTGCACCCGTTCCCCTGCTGGATTGCCTTGTCCTTAACAATAGCATTTCTGAAATTTGAAGAGCAGGTCCTTAGATTGATGACAACCCTTCAGCAGGCACACCCAGAATCGACCCCAACAAAGCAGAGTCCATCACAATGTCAAGCCCATTCACCAGTACGCAGATGTGATCATCCTTAACTTTGAATAAGTTGGCATAGAAGCTCTGTACTTCATCCTCATTCACTTTTGGAGCATCACTTGTAAAAAAGTGCGTCCATTGTTGGAATTCACAGATTTCAACCAATTTCCGCATCCCGGCCAGCTCCAAAATGTCAGGGGAAAATGTGCGGCCCCATAGTACCTTCTGATTCGTCAATTCTTCTTTCCCAGCACTCTAGGATTCATCAACGTTAGCCTTCTTggaggaaccgggttcctcttcGACATCAACTTTCCTTTTCACAGACTTGCGAGCAGTTTTTCCCTTCTCAACGGATTTTGCAAACACTGTTTTCTCAGACACATTTTCACCAGAATCTTCCATCACCTTGTTACCAAAATTTTCACCACTATCTTGTCACCAGATTCTTCCACCAAATTTTCACTAGAGATAACATCATCTTTCTTGTTTGGACTCTCAATACTCACAGAAGAGTTTTTTTTTGACTTGGAGAGAGGGTGCTTCTATGAGCGCTTGTAAttcaaggaaccaggttcctcgtCCACTTCATCATCCACAGTGACAACATGCACTACCTTCTCATGCACAACCTTCCCATCCTTCACCAATTTCCTCTTCCTTTGACTGACTTGACTTTTCTTAAGAGCGTACGCAAGAGCCTCTTTCTTTTGCAACCTTGTAGTGGGTCACTTAGGAGTTGGCTCTAGAGTAGCAACTGGTCTACGCCTAGCCCGGATAAAACTAGCAATACCTATACTATCGAAATCCTCTTCGCTATCCCCATTCTCTTCACCAGATACATATCTCATCTCAGGCACCACCACAGACAAAGGATCAACATAAAAATGAGAAGAGGGAGCAGGGTCAATACTGACCCGAGGATCTTAAGAGGACCCCCTAAGATGGATCCTCCGAGGAGGGATCAAGTACTTCATTAAGTACCCCAGTAGTATTGTCCCGTACCGATTGTTCAACAGGCATAAGCTCTCTACCTTCTACCAAGGTCTTAGGCTCTTCCCCCTGAGGCTTAGACCCATCCTCACCTCCTTCGACAATAACCCCTTCAGCCGCTATAGATAACATATTTTCTATTACTTCTTTCTCTTGTAACTCCATGGAAAACGCATGAGAAGGATGAGTGTTACCTGTGAACTCAAGAATAGGAACTATCTTTGTTGATTCAGCATTCTCAGGACTAGCAGTTTGGTCTGTATTTGAGCCTTCTTCCATAGGAAGATTGGAGATTACCTGATTTTCCTCTTCGTCAACTGTACCCTTTTTACCTAGTTTTTCTGGCTAGGCAGGAGGAGAGCTCGTAGCCACAAACCTTTTAGGAGTCGAGGTTTTGCGGCTCTGATGAGAACCAGAACTCGATTGGGTAGGAGAGGAGACTGAGTGTGGTGGTGACTCTATCCTAGGTTTTTGGTTAGTTGTAGTGTTGAGTGAGGAGTCTAACATCGGTGTTTTAACTGGTGGGGACTCAATGGGGGTGTTAATTGGAACACCCGAGGTTTCTTGATTTCCAATCTTGGTGAGAAATAATGAGTTGAAGAGGAAGGATTGGTAGtttgaagagaaaaagaagaaaggaaattttgaagtttgatGTGAGGAGTTGTGACAGTGATGGATGTATTTAATATGGATGAGGGACCGGTTAAGAAAAGGCGGCAGTTTTGGGAGTCAGGTCGCATACCAACGGGTGAGACATTTGGGTTCAAAATACGCAAAGAAAAGAAACTGACACATTGATGACATGGCATTATTTTATCCGTTCAAAATTGTGCATGAGATAACAAAGAAACTACTAACCTATGTCAGGAGAACTAAGTTCCCTGACGGATCTTGCAAGTGTAAGCTTTACCCCTTTTACCAGCATGCACTGCATAAACCACTCTGTAATcatcatgcgtgtctacctgtaacgatatagagatgagttagacttTGCCAGAAGACACTTTTTAGCTAATTTTATCTGAacatttctttcatagccaatcattgagggaccaggttctcagtTGGGTTTTATCAACACCAGTGCCAGGCGATTTCTTTCAATATGTTCTCTGCTCAAGGCTTTGGTGAATATGTCTGCAATCTAATCTTCTGTACTATATAATTTCATACAGATAAGccccttttcaacattgtctctgaggaAGTGGTGACGCATATCAATGTGCTTGGCTCTCTTATATTGGACTGGATTTTTGGCCATGTTGAGTGCACTTGTATTGTCACACAGGAGGGGCACACAGTCAGAGAACACTCCAAAGTCTTCCAAatattgtttgatccacaacaattaaGCATAGCAAGAAGCAACTGCTACATATTCCACTTTTACAGTTGAGAGTGCCACcgagttttgcttccttgtatCCCATGAGATTAGAAAGGAACCCAAAAAATGTGCCATTCCAGACGTTCTTTTCCTGTCCACCAGATATTCTGCATAATCAGTATCAACATACGCAATAAGGTCAAAGTTGTCTCCTAAGGGATAGTAAAGAACCAGGTCCTGCGTTCCTTTaagaaatctcaatattcttttggcagccttcagatgagattcctttggattagATTGAAACCTTGTACAAAGACCCACGCTGAACATAATGTCTGGTCTACTTGCAATCAGATACAAGAGTGACCCTATAATCCCTCTATACATGGTCTAATTTACAggggaaccaggttcatccatgtctagacgagtggctgtggcaataggagtgtcaataacTTTTGATGCTTCCATGTCGAATCTTTTCAGCAGCTCTTTGATGTACTTCTGCTTACTTATCAGTGTTCCCTTTTGAGATTGCTTCACCTGGAGTCCCATGAAGAAATTTAATTCTCTCATCATGCTCATCTCAAACTCACTccccatgagttttgcaaattctTCACACAGAGAGTCGACTGTGGCTCCAAAgatgatatcatcaacatatacttgcacaatgagcaggttcctccctcgtttcttcagaaaaatagtgttgtcaattttccctcttgtaaagccattttctagaaAAATATTTGACAACCTATCATACCAAGCCTAGGGAGCCTACTTTAGCACATATAGTGCCTTGTCCAGTTTGAACACGTGCTCAGGATGCTCGTGATTCTCAAATCCAGGTGGTTGCTTGACATAAACTTCTTCTTTTAGGAAGCCATTCAGAAATgtacttttgacatccatttggaacaatgtgaactccatatgagatgcaaaggcaataagaattctgatagcttccattcgagcaactggagcaaaagtttaatcatagtcaatcccttcttcctgattgtagccttgaactacaagccttgccttatttcttgttgtatttctAAACTCATCGAGTTTGTTCTTTAATACCCACTCGGTTCCTATAATAGTTCTATCTGCAAGTCGAGGAACCAGGTGCCATACTTTGTTCCTTTCAAATTGATACAGCTCCTCTTGCATGGCTGTGATCCATTctgcatctttcaatgcttctttgatatgtttgggctctatttgagaaagaaagGCTGAGAAGGCAAGTGAGTTTCTAGGTTTTGACCTGGTTTGAATTCCTGAGTCAAGAGGAATGATTATGTTATCAAGAGGGTGTGAACTTTTGTGCTTCTAATTTGGTACGTGAGCCTCATTGGTAGAATACCCAAGTATGTCTGATTGAGGTTCTTGGCCGCTTCTTATTTCTGCAAGTGGAGTACCTTGGACTGCATCGACAACTCTGTTTTCAGCTTTAGTTGTTATGATTGTGAGACTGGGTTCTTCTCCAATGGATGGAGATGTAGTTGCATCATCTTCACTGGATTCATTGACATGACTCATCATGTCTACCTTTCTATTTGTCATTTCAATGACTTCACTTGCAACAGATAAAGGTTCTCCATCTTGATCATCATGTATGTCCTTCTCACAGGAGAAGtaagattcatcaaagatcacatgtatactCTCCTCAACACATTGAGTTCTTCTGTTGTATACTTTGTAAGCTTTTCTTTGGGACGAGTATCCtagaaagattccttcatcacttttggaaTCAAACTTTCCAAGCGCTTCCTTGCCATTGTTGAGAACAAAACATTTGCAGCCAAATGTCCTCAAATGCGTCAGCTTGGGCTTTCTTCCATTCAGCAACTCATAAGGTGTTTTGTTtagaagggacctgatcatgcacctatttatcAAGTAGCATGCAATGTTGACTGTTTCTGCCCAGAAACATTTTACAATGCCACTCTCAATTAGCATTATACTTGCCATATCTTCAAGAGTCATGGTCTTCCAAtctacaacaccattttgttgtggtgttctTGGAGCTGAGAAATTATGAGTAATGCCATTTTCGACACAGAATTCATCGAACTTGGCATTATAAAATTATGTCCCATGGTCAGATCAGATACAAGCTACATTACTTCCCAACTTCACTTGGATCTTCTTGACAAAAGTAACAAATACTTGgaaggtttcatccttggttctgagaaaCAGGGTCCAAGTGAATCTGGAGTAGTCGTCCACTATCACAAAGATATTTCTTTTTCCTCCTCTGCTtggcaccctcataggtccacatagatccatatgaagaagatcaagtggccttgaggtgctaACTTCCTTTTTGGGCTTGAATGAGGATCTGCCATGATTTTCTTTTGCACACGCATCACACACCTTGTGTTCCTTGAAGCTTGACTTGGGAAGACCATGAACTAGGTCCTTCTGGACTAGTTTGTTCAGTAGTGAAAAGCTTGCATGCCCCAGCCTTCTGTGCCATAATTCGGCATCATCATCAACAGCTCTTAGACAACTGAGATCACCACTTTGTTgggactcaaaatcagcaacatagatGTTCTTGTATCTCTTGGCCACTAACACCACTTCACTAGTCACAAGATTTGTAACTGTGCAtatttttgacacaaattccacctTGTTTCCCTTGTAACATATCTGAGAGACACTCAAGAGGTTGTACTTCAGACCGTTGACATAGTACACATTTTCAATGGAGTGAGAGAGTGACTTGccaatccttccaactcccagaatgtatctCTTTTTGCCATTTCCAAAAGATAtactccctccttgcagggccTTCAGTGAAAGGAAATCGATTGTGTTTCCAGTCATGTGCTTTGAGTAGcaactatccatgtaccattgttggctgctccccttcacttctCCCTGCACAAGGAAATCAAGGGTTAaatttaggaacccaaacaagtttgggtcccttgtagtgaGGAAAAGGGTGAATGAGAGTTCTTTTAGTCCAGGCACACATCATGCGTTTTCTATATGAGGGACTAGGTGCTCTAGCAGTAGTTACTTTCTtagcaaaaactttatttttctgttgaGACTAAACCCTAGCCTTGCAGTTTTCCTTAAGGTGCCCATTGttaccacagtgagtacaaaGCAAATTATCGGGTAtagtaacatacttgctatgagggttgtaGGGAGTCTTTTCCCTTTGAAACCCAATTCCATGTCTGTTTCCCCCATTGTTTATATACATGGCAGTGAtagcatcagaggaccaggtccatttgagtgatttttcaagatcactCTTGACTCTTCCTAGTTCTTCCTGAAGTTGTTTGTTCTTTTCAAGTTCAATACACAGTCTAGACTTCACTGTCTTTATCTCATCTTCAAGCCTAATATGTGTTTCATTAGCAACTTCCTTACCTTTGTGAAGAGTCTCATGCCTACCCCCTCCTTTTAGTTCCTTAATTGTGTCATTTAGATCAACTACTACTGCTAGTAGGTCATCTCTCTCAAGCTCAGTGTTAGCAACTCTTTTGGTCAAgacatctttttcttttttcaaactcTCAATAGTTTCTTTCAAATCTATAACAACGGCTACTAGGTCATCTCTAGATTGTTTTGGTTCTCCTAATTCCACAATTAgagcatttttatcatttaaaacaTTGTGGTATGCATCTATTAAAACATTTGCCAAAGACATGAGTTTTTTAGGAGAATAAGATTTCAGATTTCTCTGAACATCCagaaaatttacctcatcatcgtcgtcgtcatcttcatcatcatcagactgAGCCATCAAGGCAAAAATAGAGTCATATTCAGTTGCTTCACTTTCTACTTCCATCATTGAACTATCACCATGATCATTATCTTCTTCAGATTCGCTGGAGtagtctccccatgcagcaagagcttgcttCATAACATTGTCAGCATCATTCTTTCTCTTGAAGCATTtatcaggaaccgggttcctcttggctgctttgtctgtgttgtgcttgaattGATCTTGCTTTAGGAAGGGACAGTCCTTGATAAAGTATCCTGGATTTCCTCATTTATGACATAGGTCATAATTTTTTGGCTTGCTAGAACTgcccctttttggaatgcctccatttCTGCGAACCATTTCTGAAATCTTcttgtcaagtaagccatatcaccatcctcaccacttgaatgGTTATTGTCTGTCTTGAGGACCAAGTTCTTCTCTCTTTTGGGCTCTCTTCTTTCATTGtccttctttttcttaatttcatATCTTTTCAGATTGCCAACAAGTTCATCAATGGTCAGCTTCTGCAAGTCCTTTGCCTCTGTGATAGCGTTCACTTTGCTTTCCTAGGAACTGGGCAGTACACTAAGTATTTTTTTGACAAGTTTGTTTCTTGGAATAATTTCTCCAAGAGAGTGAAGCTCATTGGTGATAGATGTGAAGCGAGTATGCATATCTTGGATGGATTCATCATCCTTCATCCTGAAGAGCTCGTATTCAGTTTTGAGCATGTCGATCTTAGATTGCTTGACCTGTGTTGTTCCTTCATGAGTTGTCTGGAGAGCTTCCTAGATTTCTTTGGCTGACTGGCATACCGATATCCTGTTGTATTCATCAGGACCAATGCCACAAACGAGAATTTTCTTTGCATGAA
It includes:
- the LOC138893460 gene encoding secreted RxLR effector protein 161-like, which encodes MYRGIIGSLLYLIASRPDIMFSVGLCTRFQSNPKESHLKAAKRILRFLKGTQDLVLYYPLGDNFDLIAYVDTDYAEYLVDRKRTSGMAHFLGSFLISWDTRKQNSVALSTVDTHDDYRVVYAVHAGKRGKAYTCKIRQGT
- the LOC138893461 gene encoding uncharacterized protein is translated as MTSALHVPYMFRSFSSTPFSTKLFLIPLLPLSFLAMLVMWLYSKPFLNTFYYLRGYLHQTWVVPRFGFQYFLPFAAQGINKQIEQAILRADRLGVKVISLAALNKNEALNGGGTLFVNKHPNLRVRVVHGNTLTAAVILKEIPKDITEVFLTGATSKLGRAIALYLCTRQVRVLMLTSSTERFLKIQKEAPSEYQKYLVQVTKYQAAKNCKTWIVGKWITPSEQNFAPTAAHFHQFVVPPVFPFRSDCTYGDLAAMRLPLLTSRKDPHACPPNFEEGHSTSRPPRFSGQYYGWRKTRMYDFIMVEDSELWDVICDGLFVPTKTSSNPTVTIPKTRKEFNDADRKAIEKNFHAKKILVCGIGPDEYNRISESKVNAITEAKDLQKLTIDELVGNLKRYEIKKKKDNERREPKREKNLVLKTDNNHSSGEDGDMAYLTRRFQKWFAEMEQDQFKHNTDKAAKRNPVPDKCFKRKNDADNVMKQALAAWGDYSSESEEDNDHGDSSMMEVESEATEYDSIFALMAQSDDDEDDDDDDEVNFLDVQRNLKSYSPKKLMSLANVLIDAYHNVLNDKNALIVELGEPKQSRDDLVAVVIDLKETIESLKKEKDVLTKRVANTELERDDLLAVVVDLNDTIKELKGGGRHETLHKGKEVANETHIRLEDEIKTVKSRLCIELEKNKQLQEELGRVKSDLEKSLKWTWSSDAITAMYINNGGNRHGIGFQREKTPYNPHSKYVTIPDNLLCTHCGNNGHLKENCKARGEVKGSSQQWYMDSCYSKHMTGNTIDFLSLKALQGGSISFGNGKKRYILGVGRIGKSLSHSIENVYYVNGLKYNLLSVSQICYKGNKVEFVSKICTVTNLVTSEVVLVAKRYKNIYVADFESQQSGDLSCLRAVDDDAELWHRRLGHASFSLLNKLVQKDLVHGLPKSSFKEHKVCDACAKENHGRSSFKPKKEVSTSRPLDLLHMDLCGPMRVPSRGGKRNIFVIVDDYSRFTWTLFLRTKDETFQVFVTFVKKIQVKLGSNVACI